One Mycolicibacterium rufum genomic window, AGGGACCGGCGCGCCGAGACTCAGATTGGGCCGCCTAAACTGCCCCGGGATACATTCTTTAAGACGCTCTTAGAAATGACATGCCATCAGGAGGCGCAGTGGCCACTCACGCCAGCTCAAAGATCTCCAAGGTGCTCGTTGCCAACCGCGGAGAAATCGCCGTCCGGGTGATCCGAGCAGCCAAGGACGCCGGACTCGAGAGTGTGGCGGTGTACGCCGAGCCCGACGCCGACGCGCCCCACGTCCGCCTCGCCGACGAGGCGTTCGCCCTCGGCGGGCAGACCTCGGCGGAGTCCTACCTCGTGTTCGAGAAGCTGCTCGACGCCGCCGCGAAGTCCGGCGCCAACGCCGTGCACCCCGGCTACGGCTTCCTCTCCGAGAACGCCGACTTCGCCCAGGCCGTCCTCGACGCCGGGCTGATCTGGATCGGGCCCAGCCCGCAGTCCATCCGCGACCTCGGGGACAAGGTCACCGCCCGCCACATCGCCGCGCGCGCCCAGGCGCCGCTGGTGCCCGGCACCCCCGACCCGGTCAAGGACGCCGACGAGGTCGTCGAGTTCGCCAAGGAGTACGGCGTGCCCGTCGCGATCAAGGCGGCCTTCGGCGGCGGCGGCCGCGGCATGAAGGTGGCCCGCACCCTCGAGGAGATCCCCGAGCTGTTCGAGTCGGCCACCCGTGAGGCCATCGCGGCCTTCGGCCGCGGCGAGTGCTTCGTCGAGCGCTACCTCGACAAGCCGCGCCACGTCGAGGCGCAGGTCATCGCCGACATGCACGGCAACGTCGTCGTCGCGGGCACCCGCGACTGCTCGCTGCAGCGCCGCTTCCAGAAGCTCGTCGAGGAGGCGCCCGCGCCGTTCCTGACCGACGCGCAGCGCAAGGAGATCCACGAGTCCGCCAAGCGCATCTGCAAGGAGGCCGGCTACTACGGCGCCGGCACCGTCGAGTACCTGGTCGGCCAGGACGGGCTGATCAGCTTCCTCGAGGTCAACACGCGCCTGCAGGTGGAGCACCCCGTCACCGAGGAGACCTCGGGCCTGGACCTGGTGCGCCAGCAGTTCAAGATCGCCAACGGCGAGGCGCTCGACATCACCGAGGACCCCACCCCGCGCGGGCACTCCTTCGAGTTCCGCATCAACGGCGAGGACGCCGGCCGCGGCTTCCTGCCCGCCCCCGGCCCCGTCACGCGCTACGACATCCCGACCGGCCCCGGCGTGCGGCTGGACTCCGGCGTGGAGGCCGGCTCGGTGATCGGCGGCCAGTTCGACTCGATGCTGTCGAAGCTCATCGTCACCGGCGCCACCCGCGACGAGGCGCTGGAGCGCTCGCGCCGCGCACTCGCCGAATTCCACGTCGAAGGCCTCGCGACCGTCATCCCGTTCCACCGCGCCGTGGTCTCCGACCCCGCGTTCATCGGTGACGGCACCAAGTTCGACGTCCACACCCGCTGGATCGAGACGGAGTGGAACAACACCGTCGAGCCGTTCACCGGCGGCGATCCGATCTCCGAAGAGGACACGCTGCCCCGCCAGACCGTCGTGGTCGAGGTCGGCGGCCGACGCCTCGAGGTGTCGCTGCCCGGCGACCTCGCGCTCGGCAACGGCGGTGGCGGCGCCCCGCACGGCGCGATCCGCAAGAAGCCCAAGCCTCGTAAGCGTGGCGGCGGTGGCGGTGCGGCCGCGTCGGGCGACTCGGTGACCGCGCCCATGCAGGGCACCGTGGTCAAGGTGGCCGTCGAAGAGGGCCAGACCGTCGCCGCGGGCGACCTGGTCGCGGTGCTCGAGGCCATGAAGATGGAGAACCCGGTGACCGCGCACAAGGACGGTGTCGTGACCGGCCTGTCCGTCGAGCCGGGTGCGGCCATCACCCAGGGCACCGTGCTCTGCGAGCTCAAGAGCGAGTGAGCTGACGCCGACCGTACGGTTTCTGATGGATTCGCGCCGAATCCCGTCAGAAACCGTGCACTCGGCGATCGTCTGATCCTGTGGAGCCCGTCGAGATCAACGCCGGAGCGTGGTATCTGCGCGCACTGCGGGCCGACGACCGCGTCGACGACCGGCCCGCGCTCGCCGACCTGGGTGAGCAGCGGGCCGATCACGTGGATCAGGCGGCCGCCGGGTGGGAGTCCGAGACGCTGTTCACCTGGGCGGTCTGCGAGCCGACGACGGGCGAACTGCTGGCCGAAGTCACCCTCGACCCCACGACACGGGCCGTCGCAACGCGCGCCCGGCCCGGCCACGAGCAGGCCGCGCAGACCGGGGCCGAGGCGGTGGGACGCTTCGCCGACGCGATGCTCTAGTGGCTTTGGTGGATCGACCAGCTCGGCGACGAGAAGCTCTGCTGCGGCCAGTAGTAGCCGTAGCCGTAACCCACGCGCGGCCAGCCGACCCACGGCTGAGCGACGGTGTCGGGGGTGGCGACCATGCTGCCGTCGTCATTGACGGTCATCGCCGCGGAGGCCGTGCCGGCCAGGCCGAGCGCGGCGCCGCCGATGATGCCGGCCGACAGCAGGGGCAGGGCGACGATGCGGGTGATGCGGTTCATGGTGTGCCTCCTTGTTGAGTGATGACTCAACTCTCGCTGGTCAGAGGCATGTCGTCTGTCCGGCGATCAGGCGATGCACCGGTGGAGATCGGTGTCCCCCGATCGGTGGACGTCACCGGTGATCGATGTCGGAACCACTGCTCAGATCGGCACAGTCGACGACGGCGACGTCATCGCGCGACCGCAGAAACGGCCCGGCGCCCTCGTCGCCGGACAGCACGTCGAGCAGCGCGGGCCAGTGCCTGCGCGCGATGACCACGGGGTGCCCCGGTCGTCCGGCGTAGCTCGCGCGCGCCAGACCGGAGCCGTCGGCCGCGGTCAGCACCCGGCGCACGGCGGCGGCGGTGACGTCCGGGGTGTCGACGGTCGTCAGCACGGCGTAGTCGACGCCCTCGCCGAGCGCGAGCAGTCCGGCGCGCACCGACGCGCTCAGTCCGTCGGCCCAGTCGCGCGCGACGACCGCGCAGGCACGCGCGGGTACGTCGACGCCCTCGACGGCCGCCCCGAGGACCACCACGACGTCACCGCAGCCGCCGTTGCGCAATGCCGCCACCGCGGATGCCACCCACTCGCCGCCCTCGGCGAGCGCCTTGGGCATTCCGTAGCGCGTTCCCGCCCCCGCGGCCAGCACCACGCCCGCCGCTGAAAGCTGTTGTGTCACGGCAGATTTCACCAACTCTCGGAAACGATGTGACAAATTTGACAAAGCGAACCTGAGGATTTGTGAACAACTGCTGAAAGTCATTGTCCAAGATCGCGGCGTGCGCGTATGGTTCAGCGCAGGGGTTGAACGAACAGCCTTTCGAAGGAAACGTCATCGACACGCGGGCGAGTTGTCCCCGCGCAGGCTTTAAGAACTCTAGGGCCCCCCTTGGCGCGACCACAGATCCGAAGCTATTTCGACTGATGGAGCCAACAGTGCCTCAAGCGCCCGGCGATTCGCCACCCGATCTGACCCCCGACTACCGCATCTGCCACTCCGCGCACTTCGAGACCCGCTGGCCGCAACCGGCGACGGCGGTCGTGTCCGCCCGCGGCGAGCTCGACGCCGCCAACGGCAACCAGTTCGTGAAGTACGCAATGCGCCATCCCAAGCACACCCAGTGGCTGGTGATCGACCTGACCGGGTTGACCTTCTTCGCCACGGCCGGCTTCTCGGCGCTGCACACTCTCAACGTGCAGTGCGCGGGTGAGAACATTCGCTGGGCGCTCGTGCCGAGCCTGGCCGTCGACCGCCTCCTGCGGCTCTGCGATCCCGACTCCACGCTGCCGATCTGCGTCGACATCGCCAATGCGCTGACCACCGTGCACAGTGATCCGCCGCGGCTACTGAAGCTGATCCCGCAGACGCGTTAGCGACTTCGCCAGCAGGCGGGACACGTGCATCTGCGAGATGCCGACCCGCTCGGCGATCTGCGTCTGCGTCATCGACTCGAAGAACCGCAGCACCAGCACGGTCCGCTCCCGCTCGGGCAGCGCCTCCAGCAACGGTCGCAGTGCCTCGCGGTTCTCGATCTGGTCGAGGCTCATGTCCATGTCGCCGAGCGTGTCCGCGATCGCGGGCGCGTCCTCGTTGCCGCCACTGCCACCGCTGTCGATCGACAAGGTGTTGTAGGAGCTGCCCGCGACCAGGCCTTCGATGACCTCGTCGCGGTCCATTTCCAGTTCGGCCGCGAGTTCGGTGGCCGTCGGCGCGCGACCCAGCCGCTGTGACAGGTCGGCGGTCGCGGCGCCGAGGCGCAGGTGCAGTTCTTTGAGCCGGCGGGGAACCTTCACCGACCAGCTGTTGTCGCGGAAGTGACGACGGACCTCACCCATGATGGTGGGCACCGCGAACGAGACGAAGTCCGATCCGGCGTTGACGTCGAAGCGGATCACGGCATTCACCAGCCCGACGCGGGCGACCTGGACCAGGTCATCGCGCGGCTCGCCGCGACCGTCGAAGCGGCGGGCGATGTGGTCGGCCAGCGGAAGGCAGCGTTCGACGATGCGGTCGCGCTGGCGCTGGAACGCCGCCGACCCTTCTTCGAGTTTCTCCAACTCTCGGAACATGTCGGCCACGTCCGCATATTCAGAGCTCGGTCGTGATGACGAACCCTGGGAGGACGACCGGGTCACTGCAACGAACTCGCTCGCCTTGTCGTCATCGAGATGCCGAATACCTGACCTCCGGGCGACTGGCCGTCGGAGAACGTGGTGACCTCGTCGGTCAGGGAGCTCAGGACGTGCCAGCTGAAGCTGCCCGGGGCGAGGATGTCGGGGCTGTCGCAGGTGGTCGACGCGTGCACGACGAGGGCGTCCGGCTGCGGGTCGACCACCAGCAGCAGTGTCGAGTCCGGCACCGCGGAGCGGATCAGCCGTGTGCACGCCTCGTCCACGGCCAGCCGCAGGTCGGCGACGGCGTCGAAATCGAGGTCCTCGAACGTGCCGATGGCGGCTACCAAGGTGCGCAGCACGGCGAGATTCTCCAGGGTGGCAGCCACCCGGAGCTCCACCGACTGGGCACTCTGACGCTTCCCGTTGATGTGGCTCGCACCCTCCGCCATGTGACCTCCCGAAAACTTCCCCGAGAGACTACCCCAGGGCGCATTACCGCTACCCATGGGCGCTCCGGCCCAGCGTCCATGGCGGCAGATTGTCATCCTCGCGCCGTTGATGAAGTGAGTCTGTCATGGTCCGACTTCCATACCCCGGGCCCCAAATGCGCAAACTCGGGTCCGAATTGCCTTGCGATGTCGCGGATTCTGTGGTTCACCGGTGAGACGGGCGTCACTCGTTTAGGTGCCGAGGGGCCCGGGAAGCCTCTCGGCAGCCGGTCACCGGAGCCGGAGTTCCCACCGATCCCCGCAGTGGAAGGTAGTCATGACCGAGAAGAACAGTGGTCCTGAAGAAGGCATCAAGGGCGTCGTCGAGGACGTGAAGGGCAAGGCCAAGGAGACGGTCGGCACGGTCACCGGCCGTGACGACATGGTCCGCGAGGGCAAGGCCCAGCAGGACAAGGCCGACGCGCAGCGCGATGCGGCGCAGAAGGAAGCCGAGGCCGAGGCAGCCCGTGGCGGGGCCAAGGCCGCCGAGGAGCGTCAGAAGGCCGAGCAGTAAGACGGCAGCTTTCATGGGCCCAACCGGATCACCGGTTGGGCCCATTGCCGTTAAGGGGTCAGTCCAGGGAGATGCCGCCCCGTCGAGGTCGGTAGCCCCGCTTGTCGAAGGCGTTCTGCGTCAGCGCGAGCACCCCGCCGACGGTGCTCTCGCGGAAGACGAGAATGTAGATCCATCCCGCTCCGGCGACGTACCGTGCCTTTCTCGCGAACTCGGGGCGCATACCGCCGCACCACCGGTTGGCGAAGATCTCGGTGTGGCTCTTGTCGACGACGTCGAGCGCGATCTTCGGCACGCGGTAACCGATGTCGACGAAGAAGTCGGTTCCCAGCCGGACATGAACGTGCGGCACATCGCTCCACTGCTTCCGTAACAGGAGGCGCACGCTCGTCGCCTGCAGTGAGTCGGCTCGGCCATCCATCAGGCCGACCGTCTCGATGGCATGCCGCCACCAGCGGGAGGCGCGGTATCGGCCGACGAGTCGGAGGACATCGCCGATCCCGACGCCGGTGGCCCGGGCCAGAGCGTCGAGGTACCCGACGGCGGGGGCGCGAGGCAGGTGACGCGCGAGGTCGAACGCGGTGCGCGCCGGTGTGGTGACGGGGATCCCGTCGATCACGGTGATCTCGTCGGCGGTAATGGCCTCGTTGCGGACGATGATCCCGCGGGGCGGACGCGGGCACCGACGGATCATCTCGATGGGCATGCCGTCGTCCACCCACGGGACGCCGTGCAGCGCAGCGGCCGCGCGCCCGGCGATCACCCCGGCGCCGCGGGACCAGAGCGAGGCCCCGATGGTGCGATCGCGCAGCGACGGTAGCGCGGTAGCCGGTATGTAGATGTCGGGGTAGAGGCGGCGGAAGTTGTAGCGGAGTGCGCCACGGGTGAGGCGTCCGTCGGCGAGGGCCTCGCTGCCCCTGAAAATCTGGAAGATCTCGTCCATCACGTGATCGTGAGCCCAGAGACCGACAGATCTCGGCGCGAAGCGGCCGAGGCTGTGAATAGTCCGCACGTGCGGTATATCAGCGGCAGCCGTCCAGGTCTCTGTTCTGGATGCTCACCGCGAGATTGCTCCCACGGTCGTCAACCGCCCTCACGGCAATCTCGCTGCAAGAGCCGGGAACAGGGTGGTCAGCTCGGCGCAGAGACCGACAGATCTCGGCGCTGGATGCTCACCGCGAGATTGCTCCCACGGTCGTCAACCGCCCTCACGGCAATCTCGCTGCAAGGGCCCGGAACAGGGTGGTCAGCTCAGCGCGGCGATGAGCTCGCCGATGCTGTGTGCCGCTTCCAGCGGGTGCCGCATGGGCCGCTCCGGATTCACCGTGTAGTGATTGCGCCGGCCGACCTTCGACTTCTTCAGATAGCCGTCGGCGATCAGGTCGGCCAGGATCGTCTGCACAGAGCGCTCGGTGATCCCGATCATCACGCTGAGTTCCCGCGCCGTCAGCGACTCCCCATGAGCCACGTTCAACAGCACCCGCGCGTGGTTGGTCAGGAACGTCCAGCTGCGCGTCGGCGCCGCCGCCGTCTTCAGCGCCGCGCGGCCGGGCGCCTTCTTCGGCGCCGCCTTCGCGGTACTTTTTCGTGTGGTGGCGGCCATCCGGCCCAGCATAGGTGATTCGCGTAGTGCATTTCCGCAATCAGCGTGCGTCGCGCACCTCGCGCGTCGCCACCAGACTCCACACGATCGACACCGTCAGCGTCACCACGATGACGCTCATCGTCAACGGGATCGGCAGCTTGCCCACCGGCGTCTCCGACAGGATCAGCTTCACGCCGGCGAACGCGAGCAACACCGCCAGGCCGTAGTGCAGATGGCGGAACCTCCGCAGCAACCCGGACAGGCAGAAATACAGGCTGCGCAACCCCAGCACCGCGAACGCATTCGCCGTCCACACGATGAACGTGCTCGTGGTGATGGCGAGCACAGCGGCCACCGAATCGATCGCGAAGATGAGGTCCGTGGCCTCGATGGCGACGAGCACCACGAACAGCAGCGTCGCGACCCGCTTCCCGTCGATCCGGGTGAACAGCCGATCCCCGTGATACTGCGGGTCGATCGGCACCACCCGCCGGATCAGCCGCACCAGTAGGTTCTTGTCGGGCTGCATCTCCTTGTCGTGCTGGAACGCCATCTTGTACGCCGTGTAGATGAGGAACACCCCGAACACGTAGGCCGTCCAGAAGAACGTCTTCAATAACTCCGCGCCGACGAAGATGAACACGAGCCGGAACAGCAGCGCGCCGACGACGCCCCAGAACAACACCTTGTGCTGGTAGCGGTCCGGTACGGCGAAATACGTGAAGATCAGCGCGAAGACGAACACGTTGTCCACCGACAGCGCCTTCTCGATCAGGTAGCCGGCGTAGTAGGTGCCCGCGACCTCACCGCCGTAGATCCACCACAGCAGCACACCGAAGCCCAGACCGGCGCCCACCCACACCGCCGACCAGACCGCTGCCTCCCGGAATCCGATCACATGGTTGTCGCGGTGCAGGAACAGATCCAGGGCCAGCATCGCGGCGATGGCGACGGTCAGCGCCACCCACCCCCAGACGGGAACCACCACAGCAGACGTCATCGACACTCCTTCTCGGTCAGGGATTGCAGTACTCGCATCGGGCGGGATCGGCCCCGGCGGGGCCGACGGGGACTGTGCTGCGGTGCGCGCACGAACAGCACGCGTGCTCGTCGTACAGCGGCAGGCTCGTCGGCGACCCGCACGCCGTGCACGGAAGGCCGGCGACACTGCGCTCGCGGCCGAAACCCGGTACGCCGCAGGCGGGGCACGGTGTCGCGAGGCGGTGCGCCAGGCGGTAGGCCAGGCGCGTCAGCACCCGCTGCCGCCGCGGATTGTGGTGCGCCCGCAGGTCGGGCTCGACGACCGCCGTGCCGTCGTCGGCGCACGCCACCGCGGTGGCGACGGCTGCGCGCAGACACGCAAAGTCGTTGATTCCCTTGACCACACCGTCACGCGATCCCGACGGACGCACGATCACGGCCTGCGCGGCCAACCCCCGGGTCATGGATGCCGGAAGGTCCTCGACCGATCGGATGCGGTGGCTCACCGCGTACTCGGCGACGTCCCAGTGTGTTTCGTGGACTTCGATACCCCGCACGTCGTCGAGGAACAGAAGGATCTCCCGGTGTCCGGCCGGACCGTAACTCGCTTCGCTCGCCACACCGCACCGCAACCCTGTGACCGACATTCCCAGTCGCGCCTTGCTGTACGCCGTCTGATGGGCTGACGCCGTGCGCGCCACCTCGCCGGTGAAGGTGCCGAACCGGTCGGTGTCCAGATCGTCGGGCACCACCAGACGGGCGCCGAGGAGGTCGGTGAACGCAGGCGCCAACTGCCGCTGCTTGAGATGACGTGTGCCCACCGCCACCGCGACACCGCGATACGGTTTTATTACGAAACTTGACACGCGATCCACAATACACGTAATTTACTTCGCATGTTGGAAGCGATCGCCACACCCGCCCTGCTGACGCTGGTCATCGCCCCCCTGGTGGTCGCGGCGGTGGCCGCGACCCTCGGCCGGCGCGCACCGGTCTTCGTCGCGCGGCTCGGCACGGCGACCGCGGCCGCCGGCCTGCTCCTCGCCGTCGCCACGCTGCCGTCGGCGTCCGACCATCTCGCCGCCGCCCTCCTGCTGCTGATCTTCGGCGTCAGCGCCATCGCCCAGGGATTCGCGGTGCGCTACCTGGCCGGCGATGCCCGGGCATCCTGGTTCACCTGCGGCGCAGCACTTCTCACCTCCGCATCCACGGTGATGGCCTCGGCCACCACGATGGTCGGGCTGGCGATCGGCTGGACCGCGGTCGGCCTGGCGCTGTGCGTGCTGCTGGGCACCTACCGCGAACTGCCCGCCGCACGCGACGGTGTACGCCGCACCGCACTGGCCTTCTGCATCGGCGACGGAGCGCTCTGGGCGGCGGTCGGACTGCACCACCTCGATGCCGACGCGCTCGCCCCGGTGGTCGCGGTGCTCATCGCCATCGCCGCCCTCTCGCGCTCCGCGCAGATCCCCTTCCACCGCTGGCTTCCCGCCACGCTCGCCGCACCCACGCCGGTATCGGCCCTTCTGCACGCCGGTGTGGTCAACGGCGGCGGCGTGCTCCTGGTCAAACTCGCCGCACTCTCGACGCCGCTGGCCGCGGGCATCATCATTGCCGCGGGCACCGCCTCGATGGCCTACGGCGCGGTGCTCATGCTGGTCAAGCCGGACATCAAGGGTGCGCTGGCCTACTCGACGATGGCCCAGATGGGCTTCATGATGCTCACCTGCGGTCTGGGCCTCTGGGCCGCCGCGGTGATCCACCTGATCGGACACGGCTTCTACAAGGCCACGCTGTTCCTCTCCTCGGGCACCGCGATCGCCCGGCATCAGCGCCACCACATGCTCGCCCCACCCGAGGGTCTGTCGCGCTCGCGGCAGGCGGTCATCGCGGCCACCGCGGCGCTGCTGCCCCTCGGCGCCCTGGCCGCCGGCGTGGCACTGACGCCGACCTGGGCCGAGGGGCACGCCGCCGAACTCGCGCTGCTGGCCTTCGCCTGGGTGACCGGGGCGGCCGCAACCTGGGGCTGGCTCCGGCGCCAGCCCACCCTCGGCGGTGCGGCCGCCGCCGCGGGAGTGCTGCTGCCCGCAGCGGTCACGTATGTCGCGGTCGTCAGCGCGGTCAGTCGCTACCTCGCCCCCGCCCTGTCCCCCTCCACCACCTCCCCGGCCACGGTGTGGGCGGTCATCGCCGCCGCCCTCGCGGTGCTCGGCGCGCTGGCCGCACTGCGGGCCTCCCCCGCAGCCCGCGGACTGCAGCGCTCGCTCTACACCCACGCGA contains:
- a CDS encoding nucleotidyltransferase family protein, whose product is MTQQLSAAGVVLAAGAGTRYGMPKALAEGGEWVASAVAALRNGGCGDVVVVLGAAVEGVDVPARACAVVARDWADGLSASVRAGLLALGEGVDYAVLTTVDTPDVTAAAVRRVLTAADGSGLARASYAGRPGHPVVIARRHWPALLDVLSGDEGAGPFLRSRDDVAVVDCADLSSGSDIDHR
- a CDS encoding ATP-binding protein: MAEGASHINGKRQSAQSVELRVAATLENLAVLRTLVAAIGTFEDLDFDAVADLRLAVDEACTRLIRSAVPDSTLLLVVDPQPDALVVHASTTCDSPDILAPGSFSWHVLSSLTDEVTTFSDGQSPGGQVFGISMTTRRASSLQ
- a CDS encoding TerC family protein; this encodes MTSAVVVPVWGWVALTVAIAAMLALDLFLHRDNHVIGFREAAVWSAVWVGAGLGFGVLLWWIYGGEVAGTYYAGYLIEKALSVDNVFVFALIFTYFAVPDRYQHKVLFWGVVGALLFRLVFIFVGAELLKTFFWTAYVFGVFLIYTAYKMAFQHDKEMQPDKNLLVRLIRRVVPIDPQYHGDRLFTRIDGKRVATLLFVVLVAIEATDLIFAIDSVAAVLAITTSTFIVWTANAFAVLGLRSLYFCLSGLLRRFRHLHYGLAVLLAFAGVKLILSETPVGKLPIPLTMSVIVVTLTVSIVWSLVATREVRDAR
- a CDS encoding helix-turn-helix transcriptional regulator; translated protein: MAATTRKSTAKAAPKKAPGRAALKTAAAPTRSWTFLTNHARVLLNVAHGESLTARELSVMIGITERSVQTILADLIADGYLKKSKVGRRNHYTVNPERPMRHPLEAAHSIGELIAALS
- a CDS encoding DUF6671 family protein; translation: MAVGTRHLKQRQLAPAFTDLLGARLVVPDDLDTDRFGTFTGEVARTASAHQTAYSKARLGMSVTGLRCGVASEASYGPAGHREILLFLDDVRGIEVHETHWDVAEYAVSHRIRSVEDLPASMTRGLAAQAVIVRPSGSRDGVVKGINDFACLRAAVATAVACADDGTAVVEPDLRAHHNPRRQRVLTRLAYRLAHRLATPCPACGVPGFGRERSVAGLPCTACGSPTSLPLYDEHACCSCAHRSTVPVGPAGADPARCEYCNP
- a CDS encoding proton-conducting transporter transmembrane domain-containing protein; the protein is MLEAIATPALLTLVIAPLVVAAVAATLGRRAPVFVARLGTATAAAGLLLAVATLPSASDHLAAALLLLIFGVSAIAQGFAVRYLAGDARASWFTCGAALLTSASTVMASATTMVGLAIGWTAVGLALCVLLGTYRELPAARDGVRRTALAFCIGDGALWAAVGLHHLDADALAPVVAVLIAIAALSRSAQIPFHRWLPATLAAPTPVSALLHAGVVNGGGVLLVKLAALSTPLAAGIIIAAGTASMAYGAVLMLVKPDIKGALAYSTMAQMGFMMLTCGLGLWAAAVIHLIGHGFYKATLFLSSGTAIARHQRHHMLAPPEGLSRSRQAVIAATAALLPLGALAAGVALTPTWAEGHAAELALLAFAWVTGAAATWGWLRRQPTLGGAAAAAGVLLPAAVTYVAVVSAVSRYLAPALSPSTTSPATVWAVIAAALAVLGALAALRASPAARGLQRSLYTHAISAGTLHPTGAHR
- the mbp1 gene encoding microaggregate-binding protein 1 is translated as MTEKNSGPEEGIKGVVEDVKGKAKETVGTVTGRDDMVREGKAQQDKADAQRDAAQKEAEAEAARGGAKAAEERQKAEQ
- a CDS encoding acetyl-CoA carboxylase biotin carboxylase subunit; amino-acid sequence: MATHASSKISKVLVANRGEIAVRVIRAAKDAGLESVAVYAEPDADAPHVRLADEAFALGGQTSAESYLVFEKLLDAAAKSGANAVHPGYGFLSENADFAQAVLDAGLIWIGPSPQSIRDLGDKVTARHIAARAQAPLVPGTPDPVKDADEVVEFAKEYGVPVAIKAAFGGGGRGMKVARTLEEIPELFESATREAIAAFGRGECFVERYLDKPRHVEAQVIADMHGNVVVAGTRDCSLQRRFQKLVEEAPAPFLTDAQRKEIHESAKRICKEAGYYGAGTVEYLVGQDGLISFLEVNTRLQVEHPVTEETSGLDLVRQQFKIANGEALDITEDPTPRGHSFEFRINGEDAGRGFLPAPGPVTRYDIPTGPGVRLDSGVEAGSVIGGQFDSMLSKLIVTGATRDEALERSRRALAEFHVEGLATVIPFHRAVVSDPAFIGDGTKFDVHTRWIETEWNNTVEPFTGGDPISEEDTLPRQTVVVEVGGRRLEVSLPGDLALGNGGGGAPHGAIRKKPKPRKRGGGGGAAASGDSVTAPMQGTVVKVAVEEGQTVAAGDLVAVLEAMKMENPVTAHKDGVVTGLSVEPGAAITQGTVLCELKSE
- a CDS encoding RNA polymerase sigma factor SigF; its protein translation is MFRELEKLEEGSAAFQRQRDRIVERCLPLADHIARRFDGRGEPRDDLVQVARVGLVNAVIRFDVNAGSDFVSFAVPTIMGEVRRHFRDNSWSVKVPRRLKELHLRLGAATADLSQRLGRAPTATELAAELEMDRDEVIEGLVAGSSYNTLSIDSGGSGGNEDAPAIADTLGDMDMSLDQIENREALRPLLEALPERERTVLVLRFFESMTQTQIAERVGISQMHVSRLLAKSLTRLRDQLQ
- a CDS encoding STAS domain-containing protein; the protein is MPQAPGDSPPDLTPDYRICHSAHFETRWPQPATAVVSARGELDAANGNQFVKYAMRHPKHTQWLVIDLTGLTFFATAGFSALHTLNVQCAGENIRWALVPSLAVDRLLRLCDPDSTLPICVDIANALTTVHSDPPRLLKLIPQTR